The following proteins are co-located in the Blochmannia endosymbiont of Camponotus sp. genome:
- the tolA gene encoding cell envelope integrity protein TolA, with protein sequence MISIIVHVIVSLLLYKHIMTKQQRYATKIDNNKNSINTFIQNSNPKTEKNNNQNQSNRFKITETQPPLAGPTLSNTPKKNNQNTVEKNVLIYDKLNYQSHDSNELNNLLNTLINKKKSMENNKELTLNLTTKKNDNKNNISNEIIKNNEINIYKRMISESIQQKFYNFSHYVGKQCNLRIKLAPDGTLLSVTAISGDYDLCQAAVIAAKLAKIPKPPNSDIYEIFKNTILNFSPQ encoded by the coding sequence ATGATATCAATCATTGTGCATGTGATCGTTTCTTTGTTGCTATACAAACACATAATGACAAAACAACAACGATACGCTACTAAAATAGATAATAACAAAAATTCAATCAATACCTTCATTCAAAACTCTAATCCGAAAACAGAAAAAAACAATAATCAAAATCAATCAAATCGATTCAAAATAACAGAAACACAGCCTCCATTAGCGGGACCAACGTTGTCCAACACCCCTAAAAAGAACAATCAAAATACTGTAGAAAAAAATGTACTAATATATGATAAATTAAATTATCAATCTCATGATTCTAACGAACTCAATAATTTACTGAATACATTAATTAACAAAAAAAAATCTATGGAAAATAACAAAGAACTTACATTAAACTTAACAACAAAAAAAAATGATAATAAAAATAATATTTCAAACGAAATTATTAAAAATAATGAAATTAATATATATAAGCGTATGATCAGCGAATCAATACAACAAAAATTTTATAACTTTTCTCATTATGTTGGTAAACAATGCAATCTACGCATCAAATTAGCACCTGACGGTACGTTACTATCAGTAACCGCTATATCTGGAGATTACGATCTATGCCAAGCAGCAGTCATTGCCGCTAAATTAGCAAAAATTCCTAAACCACCAAATTCAGATATTTACGAAATATTTAAAAACACAATATTAAATTTTTCTCCTCAATAA
- a CDS encoding biopolymer transporter ExbD, which yields MKRKRIRNTIKSDINIIPFLDILLVLLMIFMLIPSKWIQSFEVNLPNSQVTPNIINNEKLIITIEILGMGFYNLIINNKHVEKVRLDQISSEISYQTHITPNITCLIAASKTVEYDEIIKVLTLLNHIGIHSIGMITNPSI from the coding sequence ATGAAGAGAAAACGTATCAGAAACACGATTAAGTCTGATATTAATATCATACCGTTTTTAGACATATTACTAGTTCTTTTAATGATCTTTATGTTAATACCATCTAAATGGATACAAAGCTTTGAAGTAAATCTACCAAATAGTCAAGTAACACCAAATATTATCAATAATGAAAAACTTATAATTACTATTGAAATTTTAGGCATGGGATTTTATAATCTCATTATTAATAATAAACATGTAGAGAAAGTGCGTTTAGACCAAATTTCATCAGAGATAAGTTATCAAACACACATCACTCCTAATATAACGTGTCTGATAGCTGCTTCAAAAACTGTAGAATACGACGAAATAATTAAAGTATTGACTTTATTAAATCATATCGGTATACACTCAATTGGAATGATAACAAATCCTTCTATTTGA
- the tolQ gene encoding protein TolQ — translation MNIFDLFLETNILVQISIFVLIGFSVLSWSIIFHRVFVLSSAQRKLKVFENEFWSGIDLSSLYQKAAARRNTLNGVEQIFYVGFKEFSKLYQTKHCSPETMMSRTLDNMHTAINIELKSLEDYIPLIGTIGSVSPYLGLFGTILGIIHVFIELGKTTTNNVATQMIHIEIIAPGIAESLISTAIGLFVAIPAVIAFNYLTAQINNMDQDYNNFIEEFITILYHQIFFNIDSALNKENQYEEKTYQKHD, via the coding sequence ATGAATATTTTTGACTTATTTTTAGAAACTAATATTTTAGTACAAATTAGTATATTCGTATTAATTGGGTTTTCCGTTTTATCTTGGAGTATTATCTTCCATCGTGTCTTCGTGCTAAGTTCAGCACAGCGAAAATTAAAAGTATTTGAAAACGAATTTTGGTCTGGAATAGATTTATCTAGTTTATATCAAAAAGCTGCAGCTCGTCGTAATACATTAAATGGAGTTGAACAAATTTTTTACGTAGGTTTTAAAGAATTTTCTAAGTTATATCAAACAAAACATTGTTCACCTGAAACAATGATGTCTAGAACCCTGGATAATATGCATACTGCAATAAATATAGAGCTAAAATCGTTAGAAGATTATATTCCATTAATAGGTACAATTGGATCCGTTAGTCCATACCTTGGTTTATTTGGAACCATATTAGGGATTATACACGTTTTTATAGAACTAGGTAAAACAACGACTAACAATGTTGCCACTCAGATGATTCATATAGAAATTATTGCACCAGGTATTGCGGAATCATTAATTTCTACAGCGATTGGCTTGTTTGTAGCTATTCCAGCGGTTATAGCATTTAATTACTTAACTGCACAAATAAACAATATGGATCAAGATTATAACAACTTTATAGAAGAATTTATTACGATTCTATATCATCAGATTTTTTTTAATATTGATTCTGCGTTAAACAAGGAAAATCAATATGAAGAGAAAACGTATCAGAAACACGATTAA
- the sucD gene encoding succinate--CoA ligase subunit alpha: protein MSILINKDTKIICQGFTGKHASFHSQQALNYGTKIVGGVTPGKGGGTHLGLPIFNTVGEAINSTNATTSIIYVPAPFCKDAILESIHAGIKLIVCITEGIPILDMLLIKQQLKKHNTCMIGPNCPGIITPGQCKLGIMPSDIHNPGCVGIVSRSGTLTYEVVKQITDLGLGQSTCVGIGGDPILGSDFIDILSLFEQDPKTSLMVMIGEIGGRSEEKAATYINKYIRKPVIAYIAGTTAPKGKRMGHAGAIISGIGSTAHEKYEILSKSGVHIVDNFVNIGQFIKSIDKQQYTQYI from the coding sequence ATGTCAATTTTAATTAACAAAGATACAAAAATAATTTGTCAAGGATTTACTGGCAAGCACGCCAGTTTTCATTCTCAGCAAGCATTAAACTATGGTACTAAAATAGTAGGCGGAGTTACCCCGGGGAAAGGGGGGGGCACCCATCTTGGATTGCCAATATTTAATACCGTTGGTGAAGCGATAAATAGCACTAATGCGACGACTTCTATTATTTATGTGCCTGCTCCTTTCTGTAAGGATGCAATTTTAGAATCAATTCATGCTGGTATTAAACTAATTGTTTGTATTACCGAAGGGATTCCAATATTGGATATGTTATTAATAAAACAACAATTAAAAAAACATAATACATGTATGATTGGACCAAATTGCCCAGGAATCATTACTCCAGGCCAGTGTAAACTTGGGATAATGCCAAGTGATATCCATAACCCAGGTTGCGTAGGAATTGTATCCAGATCAGGTACCTTAACATATGAAGTGGTAAAACAAATAACTGACCTTGGATTAGGTCAGTCCACATGCGTCGGAATTGGAGGTGACCCGATACTTGGTTCTGATTTTATTGATATATTATCATTATTTGAACAAGATCCTAAAACATCATTAATGGTAATGATTGGTGAAATAGGAGGTAGATCTGAAGAAAAAGCAGCAACATACATTAATAAATATATTAGAAAACCAGTGATTGCATATATTGCTGGAACTACCGCTCCTAAAGGGAAACGTATGGGCCACGCAGGCGCTATTATTTCTGGAATTGGTAGCACTGCTCATGAAAAATACGAAATTTTATCCAAATCAGGAGTACATATCGTAGATAACTTTGTTAACATTGGTCAATTTATTAAATCCATTGACAAACAACAATACACACAATATATATAA
- the sucC gene encoding ADP-forming succinate--CoA ligase subunit beta, translating to MNLYEYQAKKLMAKYNLPVLTGFVCATINDIEHYIISNSIGHGPWVVKCQVQAGGRGKSGGVCVVHSTTNILSFANKWLGNRLVTYQTTDIGELVTSILIEPAVKIVQEFYLSISIDRDESQIICMASTQGGMNVEITEQKTPNFIHKIVINPSVGIYPYQGRILACKLGLSGAKINQFSRIIVSATRMLLENDLTLIEINPLAITDDDHFCCLDAKMIVDHNAIFRQSELLNTCAINKPIDMLNFINYIPLEGNIGCMVNGAGLAMATMDVIKSLGGIPANFLDIGGGANKECIISAFNMILKDAKVQAILINIFGGIVCCDLVAECIITVLLSRCTTKHIPIVARLEGNNSTLGSNRLINSKLNIIVTDNLIYAIQQIVTAVKLKNVNFN from the coding sequence ATGAACTTATATGAATATCAAGCAAAAAAATTAATGGCAAAATACAATTTACCTGTTTTGACAGGTTTTGTATGTGCTACTATAAACGATATAGAACACTATATTATATCGAATAGCATAGGTCATGGACCATGGGTAGTAAAATGTCAAGTGCAAGCAGGAGGACGTGGGAAATCAGGAGGAGTGTGTGTTGTGCACTCCACGACAAATATATTATCTTTTGCTAATAAATGGCTTGGCAATAGATTGGTGACATATCAAACCACCGATATCGGGGAATTAGTGACTTCTATTTTAATAGAACCAGCTGTAAAAATTGTTCAAGAATTTTATTTAAGCATATCAATTGATAGAGATGAATCCCAAATAATATGTATGGCTTCTACGCAAGGTGGTATGAATGTTGAAATTACAGAACAAAAAACGCCTAATTTTATTCATAAAATTGTTATAAATCCTTCAGTCGGAATATATCCTTATCAAGGACGGATATTAGCATGTAAATTAGGATTATCTGGAGCCAAAATAAATCAATTTTCCAGAATTATTGTCAGCGCAACACGTATGCTACTAGAAAATGACTTAACGTTAATTGAAATTAATCCATTAGCTATTACTGATGACGATCATTTTTGTTGTTTAGATGCCAAGATGATAGTAGATCATAATGCTATATTTAGACAATCAGAATTATTAAATACATGCGCGATAAATAAACCAATCGATATGCTGAATTTTATCAATTACATTCCCTTAGAGGGGAATATTGGCTGTATGGTCAATGGCGCTGGATTAGCAATGGCTACTATGGATGTAATTAAATCATTGGGGGGGATTCCTGCTAACTTTTTAGACATCGGAGGAGGTGCTAATAAAGAATGCATAATATCAGCTTTTAATATGATTTTAAAAGATGCTAAAGTGCAAGCAATACTCATAAATATTTTTGGCGGAATTGTATGCTGTGATTTAGTTGCTGAATGTATCATAACTGTATTATTATCCAGATGTACCACAAAACATATCCCTATCGTAGCTCGGTTAGAGGGAAATAATTCTACATTAGGTTCTAATCGATTGATTAATAGCAAACTCAACATTATCGTTACCGATAATTTAATTTATGCAATTCAACAAATTGTAACTGCGGTGAAATTAAAAAATGTCAATTTTAATTAA
- the odhB gene encoding 2-oxoglutarate dehydrogenase complex dihydrolipoyllysine-residue succinyltransferase translates to MSSIDILVPNLPESVADATVAVWHKKSGDTVKQDDILLEIETDKIMLEVPAPNTGILESISEQEGSIVVSGQILGRLNIDQCVSQKDTKKIFQDQKSTTSVASQEHILTQDNENHNILTPSIRKLIAEHNLQLTNIQGSGIKGRLTRQDIEAHIHSKKKPHYIDQQNNENVVAHRHIKNTKNDRKETRIVMNRLRKKISERLLAVTNTTAMLTTFNEVNMQPIIKLRKKYGELFEKRYGITLGIMSFYVKAVLEGLRHFPEINASIDGEEIVYYHYFDISIAVSTVRGLITPVLRDIDTLSMSDIEKNIKSLAEKGRDGKLTIEELSGGNFTITNGGVFGSLMSTPIINPPQSAILGMHAIKDRPIAQDGQIAILPMMYLALSYDHRLIDGKDSVRFLVYIKELLEDPTRLFLEV, encoded by the coding sequence ATGAGTAGTATTGACATTTTGGTTCCGAATTTACCCGAATCAGTTGCAGACGCTACTGTTGCTGTTTGGCATAAAAAGTCAGGAGATACAGTTAAACAAGATGATATTTTACTGGAAATAGAAACAGACAAAATTATGTTAGAAGTTCCTGCCCCAAACACAGGAATATTAGAATCAATTTCAGAACAAGAAGGATCAATAGTAGTATCCGGACAAATTTTAGGCCGTCTAAATATTGATCAATGTGTTTCTCAAAAAGATACAAAAAAAATATTTCAAGACCAAAAATCTACTACATCAGTGGCATCTCAAGAACATATTCTTACTCAAGATAACGAAAATCATAACATTTTAACTCCATCTATTCGCAAATTAATAGCAGAGCATAATTTACAACTAACAAATATTCAAGGTAGCGGAATAAAAGGACGTCTAACTCGTCAAGATATAGAAGCACATATTCATTCCAAAAAAAAACCACACTATATTGATCAACAAAATAATGAAAATGTAGTAGCACATCGTCACATAAAAAATACGAAAAACGATCGCAAAGAAACACGTATTGTAATGAATCGATTACGAAAAAAAATCTCAGAACGCCTATTAGCTGTTACTAATACTACGGCTATGTTAACTACTTTCAATGAAGTAAACATGCAACCCATCATAAAACTGCGAAAAAAATATGGAGAATTATTTGAAAAACGTTATGGAATTACATTAGGAATCATGTCTTTTTATGTAAAAGCGGTCTTAGAAGGCTTGAGACATTTTCCTGAAATCAATGCATCCATTGATGGAGAAGAAATTGTATATTATCATTATTTTGATATAAGTATTGCAGTATCTACAGTACGTGGTTTAATTACACCAGTGTTACGAGATATTGATACATTAAGCATGTCCGACATAGAAAAAAATATAAAATCTTTAGCTGAAAAAGGGAGAGACGGAAAACTAACAATTGAAGAATTAAGTGGGGGTAATTTCACCATTACTAACGGTGGAGTTTTTGGATCATTAATGTCTACTCCTATTATTAACCCTCCACAAAGCGCAATTCTTGGTATGCATGCAATAAAAGACCGACCCATAGCTCAAGATGGACAGATAGCAATATTACCTATGATGTATTTAGCATTATCATATGATCATAGATTAATAGATGGAAAAGATTCGGTAAGATTTCTAGTATACATCAAAGAGTTGTTAGAAGATCCAACACGCTTGTTTTTAGAAGTATAA
- a CDS encoding 2-oxoglutarate dehydrogenase E1 component, translated as MYSDTLKNWLNSSYLSKNNQSYIEQIYKNFLKNPNSIDSSWIRFFKQLSVENNYDDQYSDNLKNNTYSELKHNIASRDSHVQANTCSNITYIQILQLINSFRIYGHQCAALDPLQLRNSEYKNYLLDLESYNCVLQNLQRKFDTTHFGINKESMTLLEIYEFLKKTYCGPIGIEYMHILDINIILWIQNHFESTAGMFKFHDEEQKQFLEEIVSAEEIERYLGVKFPGVKRFSLEGGDVLIPMLKEIIRYSVCHHNIKEIFLGMAHRGRLNVLINILGKNPQDLFNEFSNKHHTTCGSGDVKYHQGFYSDVTVNEEIIHLSLLCNPSHLEIVSPVIMGCTRARIDQLLKEESIHHNEKTCNITLPITIHGDAAISAQGIVQETFNMSKTRAYDVGGTVHIIINNQVGFTTSNIHDIRSTQHCTDIAKMIQAPIFHVNADNVDAVVYVTRAALNFRSMFKRDVIIDLVCYRRHGHNEADEPSVTQPIMYKKIRNHPTLLNIYSDFLNKNGIINTSEIAQMRDTYREKLEKECCVLHKWKPVHIRTSLHTNSLHKNKNLLHANKINTQYLKNLAYRINDIPSSIAMHSRVKKIYHERIEMALGNRLFDWGAAEVLAYATLLDQGISIRLSGEDAARGTFFHRHAVIHDQNNGTKYIPLIHLINTRENKKGSLFIWDSVLSEEAALAFEYGYASLAPNMLIIWEAQFGDFSNGAQIVIDQFISSSEQKWGQLCGLVMLLPHGYEGQGPEHSSARMERYLQLCAEHNIHICVPSTPDQMYHILRQQATCDINFKKPLIIISPKSLLRHPMVATSLENLAYGSFKTGFNEIDDNIASNKTKRVIICSGKVYYDLLIQRRKNEQYNIAIVRIEQLYPFPYTNIQAILASYSNVQDFIWCQEEPKNQGAWYYIQHCLHNIIPANVTLNYIGRPDAAAPAVGHFSVHQQQQKKLINDALNLN; from the coding sequence ATGTATAGTGACACACTAAAAAATTGGTTAAATTCCTCTTATTTATCAAAAAACAATCAATCTTATATAGAACAAATTTATAAGAATTTTTTAAAAAATCCCAATTCCATAGATTCTAGTTGGATTAGATTTTTTAAACAATTATCTGTTGAAAACAATTATGACGATCAATATTCTGATAATTTAAAAAATAATACGTATTCCGAATTAAAACACAACATTGCATCTCGTGATTCACATGTGCAAGCTAATACTTGTAGTAATATTACTTATATACAGATATTACAATTAATAAATTCCTTCAGAATATATGGACACCAATGTGCTGCATTAGATCCTTTACAGTTACGGAACAGTGAATACAAAAACTATCTTTTAGACTTAGAGAGTTATAATTGCGTTTTACAAAATCTTCAAAGAAAATTCGATACAACCCATTTTGGAATAAACAAAGAATCAATGACCTTGTTAGAAATATATGAGTTTCTTAAAAAAACTTATTGTGGGCCTATAGGTATTGAGTATATGCATATTCTTGATATAAATATAATACTGTGGATTCAGAATCACTTTGAATCCACAGCAGGCATGTTTAAGTTTCATGATGAAGAGCAAAAACAATTTCTTGAAGAAATTGTTTCGGCAGAAGAAATAGAGCGTTATTTAGGAGTAAAATTTCCAGGAGTTAAAAGATTTTCATTAGAAGGAGGTGATGTTTTAATCCCTATGTTAAAAGAGATTATACGTTACTCCGTTTGTCATCATAATATTAAAGAAATATTTTTAGGTATGGCCCATCGTGGTCGTCTAAATGTACTAATTAATATTTTAGGTAAAAATCCTCAAGATCTGTTTAACGAATTTTCTAATAAACACCATACTACTTGCGGTAGTGGTGATGTAAAATATCATCAAGGATTTTATTCAGATGTTACAGTTAATGAGGAGATCATACATTTATCTTTATTATGTAATCCTTCTCATCTAGAAATTGTTAGCCCAGTAATCATGGGATGCACTCGAGCTCGGATTGATCAGTTGCTTAAAGAAGAATCGATTCATCATAATGAAAAAACATGCAATATCACGCTTCCAATCACAATACACGGAGACGCAGCAATTAGCGCTCAAGGCATCGTTCAAGAAACTTTTAATATGTCTAAAACTCGTGCTTATGATGTAGGAGGCACAGTACATATTATTATAAATAACCAAGTAGGATTTACAACATCAAATATTCACGACATTCGTTCTACGCAACATTGTACAGATATTGCAAAAATGATACAAGCTCCTATATTCCATGTTAACGCAGATAATGTAGATGCAGTCGTTTATGTTACCCGCGCCGCATTAAATTTTCGTAGTATGTTTAAACGTGATGTAATAATTGATCTAGTATGTTACCGTAGACACGGACACAATGAAGCTGATGAACCAAGTGTTACTCAACCTATTATGTATAAAAAAATTCGTAATCATCCAACATTACTTAATATTTATTCTGATTTTTTAAATAAAAATGGAATTATAAATACAAGTGAAATTGCTCAAATGAGAGATACATATCGTGAAAAATTGGAAAAAGAATGTTGCGTTCTGCATAAATGGAAACCAGTGCATATTCGTACCTCTTTACATACAAATAGTTTACATAAAAATAAAAATCTTCTGCATGCTAACAAAATAAATACCCAATACTTAAAAAATTTAGCCTATCGCATCAATGATATTCCATCGAGTATCGCTATGCACTCTAGAGTAAAAAAAATTTATCACGAAAGAATAGAGATGGCTTTAGGTAATAGATTGTTTGATTGGGGAGCAGCAGAGGTTCTAGCATACGCTACTTTGTTAGATCAAGGGATTTCTATTCGTTTATCTGGAGAAGACGCTGCTCGCGGAACTTTTTTTCATAGACATGCTGTAATACATGATCAAAATAATGGTACGAAATATATCCCTTTAATACACCTTATTAATACAAGAGAAAATAAAAAAGGGTCTCTTTTTATCTGGGATTCCGTATTATCCGAAGAAGCGGCTTTAGCATTCGAATATGGATATGCCAGCTTGGCGCCCAATATGTTAATTATTTGGGAAGCGCAATTTGGAGATTTTTCTAATGGAGCGCAAATTGTTATCGACCAATTCATCAGTTCCAGTGAGCAAAAATGGGGTCAATTATGCGGTTTAGTAATGCTTTTGCCTCACGGATATGAAGGGCAAGGACCGGAACATTCTTCTGCCCGTATGGAACGATATTTACAATTGTGTGCTGAGCATAATATACACATTTGTGTGCCTTCCACCCCAGACCAAATGTACCATATATTACGCCAACAAGCAACATGCGATATTAATTTTAAAAAGCCACTAATTATTATATCACCAAAATCTTTATTAAGACATCCTATGGTAGCTACTTCATTAGAAAATTTAGCATATGGATCATTTAAAACGGGCTTTAATGAAATAGATGATAATATCGCTTCAAATAAAACCAAACGTGTGATAATATGCTCTGGAAAGGTATATTATGATTTATTAATTCAACGACGTAAAAATGAACAATATAACATAGCTATTGTTCGCATTGAACAACTATATCCTTTTCCTTATACAAATATACAAGCTATTTTAGCTTCTTATTCGAATGTACAAGATTTTATTTGGTGTCAAGAAGAACCTAAAAATCAAGGAGCTTGGTATTACATACAACATTGTCTTCACAACATAATACCTGCAAATGTTACATTAAATTATATAGGACGTCCTGATGCTGCTGCGCCTGCAGTAGGACATTTTTCAGTGCATCAACAACAACAAAAAAAATTAATTAACGATGCGTTAAATCTAAATTAA
- a CDS encoding succinate dehydrogenase iron-sulfur subunit, which yields MKIKFSIYRYHPEINKNAYMKNYTLNLLHAKNMTLLDALIKLKEQDPTLTFRRSCREGVCGSDGMNINGTNNLACITSLKQLYNSNHQNAIVVRPLSGFPIIRDLVVDMSQFFLQYERVQPFLIHDRLNQQPQFLHEHLQSPEERSKLDGSYECILCACCSSSCPSFWWNPDKFIGPAGLLTLYRFLMDSRDTNDQERLELLKDSFSVFRCHNIMNCVNVCPKKLNPAKAIGHIKRILAKNLIGIHNI from the coding sequence ATGAAAATTAAATTTTCCATTTACCGCTATCACCCGGAAATCAATAAAAATGCCTACATGAAAAATTATACGCTTAATTTATTACACGCAAAAAATATGACACTATTAGATGCCTTAATTAAATTAAAAGAACAAGATCCAACTTTAACATTTCGTCGTTCTTGTAGAGAAGGAGTATGTGGTTCTGATGGCATGAATATAAATGGTACGAACAATCTGGCATGCATTACTTCATTAAAGCAATTATATAATAGTAATCATCAGAATGCAATTGTGGTACGTCCATTATCTGGATTTCCAATAATTCGTGATTTAGTAGTAGATATGAGTCAATTTTTTCTTCAATATGAAAGAGTACAACCGTTTTTAATACATGACCGTCTCAATCAACAACCTCAATTTCTTCACGAACATTTACAATCTCCAGAAGAACGCTCTAAATTAGATGGATCTTATGAATGCATATTATGTGCATGTTGTTCTAGTTCCTGTCCCTCTTTTTGGTGGAATCCAGATAAATTTATTGGTCCTGCCGGATTATTGACCTTATATCGATTTTTAATGGACAGTCGTGATACTAATGATCAAGAACGATTGGAACTCCTAAAAGATTCTTTTAGTGTTTTTCGTTGTCATAACATTATGAATTGCGTTAATGTATGCCCTAAAAAGTTAAATCCAGCCAAGGCTATAGGTCATATTAAACGAATATTAGCAAAAAATTTAATTGGCATACATAACATTTAA
- the sdhA gene encoding succinate dehydrogenase flavoprotein subunit gives MHQIPVKEFFSIVIGAGGAGMRVALQISKMGFSCALISKVFPTRSHTVSAQGGITVALGNNHEDDWQWHMYDTVKGSDYIGDQNAIEYMCKTGPKAVLELEHMGLPFSRLKNGRIYQRPFGGQTLYYGKKQAARTAAAADRTGHALLHTLYQQNLKNKTTIFSEWYALDLVKNQDGRILGCVAFSIETGELAYFKARATVLATGGGGRIYQSTTNAHINTGDGIGMVLRAGIPAQDMEMWQFHPTGIAGVGILVSEGCRGEGGYLLNIAGERFMERYAPNVKDLAGRDVVARAIMLEIQEGRGYSGTCGPHVKLKIDHLGKELLELRLPGILELVRTFSYIDPVKELIPVFPTCHYMMGGIPTTVRGEVITVNNAGTDTIVPGLFAVGETACVSVHGANRLGGNSLLDLIVFGHATGTYIQAYLSEEEWPARGPTNSDIERSLARYIRWNNSKSSATENPVTIRQDLQSCMQNNFSVFREEQKMLKGLQELKEIRNRLNCAILSDKSYTFNTQRVECLELDNLLETAYVTAMAAIFRTESRGAHSRYDFPMRDDKNWLCHTLYLPKNDIMIRRNVNMQPKFRSPFPPKTRVY, from the coding sequence ATGCATCAGATACCAGTTAAAGAATTTTTTTCTATCGTTATAGGAGCTGGCGGCGCGGGTATGCGAGTTGCATTACAAATTTCTAAAATGGGGTTTTCTTGCGCCTTAATATCTAAAGTTTTTCCTACACGTTCACATACAGTATCTGCTCAAGGAGGAATTACGGTTGCTCTCGGTAATAATCACGAAGATGATTGGCAGTGGCACATGTATGATACCGTAAAAGGATCTGATTACATAGGAGACCAAAATGCTATTGAATATATGTGCAAAACAGGACCTAAAGCAGTTCTGGAATTAGAACATATGGGGTTACCATTTTCTAGACTAAAAAATGGTCGTATTTACCAACGTCCATTTGGAGGACAAACTTTATATTATGGAAAAAAACAAGCAGCACGTACTGCTGCAGCTGCTGATCGTACCGGACATGCGCTATTACATACCTTATATCAACAAAACTTGAAGAACAAAACAACTATATTTTCAGAATGGTACGCATTAGATTTAGTAAAAAATCAAGATGGAAGAATACTTGGTTGTGTTGCTTTTTCTATTGAAACAGGAGAATTAGCATATTTTAAAGCACGTGCTACAGTGCTTGCAACTGGAGGAGGAGGGCGCATTTATCAATCTACCACTAATGCCCATATCAACACAGGGGATGGAATTGGCATGGTATTACGAGCAGGTATTCCTGCTCAAGATATGGAAATGTGGCAATTTCATCCCACTGGAATAGCTGGCGTCGGGATCTTAGTAAGTGAAGGATGTCGTGGTGAAGGAGGGTATCTTTTAAATATTGCAGGAGAAAGATTTATGGAGCGCTATGCTCCTAATGTAAAAGATTTAGCCGGACGAGATGTGGTAGCTCGAGCAATTATGTTGGAAATTCAAGAAGGTCGAGGTTATTCGGGTACATGCGGTCCTCATGTTAAATTAAAAATAGATCATTTGGGAAAAGAATTATTAGAGTTACGATTACCTGGGATCTTAGAATTAGTGCGTACTTTTTCTTATATAGATCCTGTAAAAGAGTTAATTCCAGTATTTCCTACTTGCCATTATATGATGGGTGGTATTCCTACAACAGTGCGCGGAGAAGTGATTACTGTAAACAACGCAGGTACAGATACGATAGTGCCAGGTTTATTTGCAGTTGGAGAAACTGCCTGTGTATCAGTACATGGAGCTAATCGACTAGGTGGAAATTCTTTATTAGATTTAATTGTATTCGGGCATGCTACAGGAACATATATACAAGCGTATTTATCAGAAGAAGAATGGCCGGCTCGGGGTCCTACTAATTCTGATATAGAAAGATCATTAGCTCGCTATATTCGCTGGAATAACAGTAAATCGAGTGCAACAGAAAATCCAGTAACGATACGCCAAGATTTGCAGTCGTGCATGCAAAACAATTTCTCTGTTTTTAGAGAAGAGCAAAAAATGCTGAAAGGATTGCAAGAACTAAAAGAAATACGTAACCGATTAAACTGCGCGATTTTATCAGATAAATCTTATACATTCAACACACAACGTGTTGAATGTTTAGAATTAGATAATTTATTAGAAACTGCTTATGTGACTGCTATGGCTGCCATTTTTAGAACCGAAAGCAGAGGAGCTCATAGTCGTTATGATTTTCCCATGCGTGATGATAAAAATTGGTTGTGTCATACGTTATATTTACCAAAAAATGACATTATGATTCGTCGTAATGTGAATATGCAACCAAAATTTCGTTCTCCTTTTCCTCCGAAAACCCGTGTTTATTAA